Genomic window (Chryseobacterium sp. H1D6B):
ATATTTTCCGAAGCCTGAATAGTATGCGTTGAAGCTTCTTCATCCCAGTATTTCAAAAACTCTTTTGTACTCGCCCCGGCATTTTGAGTAAAATTGAAAAGCATTTCCAGAAAGTTCAGGAGAAAATCAGTTTCTTTATTTTCAACAGCAAATTCATTGATGTAATATTCTACGAAGTTGTATAAATTAAACCTGTGGAAATTATCCTGTTTTAATTGTAAACCATATTTATTTTGAACAAACTGCAGAATTTCCTCATGAGACTCCAGCTCTAAGACTTCTTTCATTTCAAGTGTGAAATCCGGCATAGTAATTCTCCCCAATTTATTAAGATGATACATCATCATGATCAAATTAGGCCTGTTTTTAGGATTAGTCTCCCATTTCAAAAACTCAATAACAGCTTGTAAAGTATGGGATAATTCTAAGGTCAGCCCTTTGTCGGAAATGGTTTTAATATTTGTTTCTTCACCTCTGTAGTTTACTTTCAAATTTCCCAGTTTTTGAGAATAGCTGAAAATATCAAAATTACCGCGGCAGAGAATAGTGATGTCAGAAAATTTGAATCCGTTATCAAGACACTCCTGAATATCCTGCTGCATTTTTTCAGCGGTATCATTATAGAAATCTTCATTAGTAAGGTTTTCTATCAAGTTGATTTTTACCCGGCCGTCAATTCCTGATTTTGGACTTTGTTCTGCATCTTCTCCAAAAATATTTTTATGCTCCTCTTCTAAAAGTTCAGAATGATATTTGTAAAGTTCATTGTTGAACTGCACAATATTTTTAGCACTTCTCCAATTATCTTTTAATACAAGCAATTCTGCTTCTTTAGGAGATTCTTCTTTTTTATTAATGATATCCAGCATCAGTTTACTTTCCCCGCCGCGGAATCTGTAAATACTCTGTTTCGGATCACCCACTAAAGTAAAGGAAGTATTTTCTGTAGAAACACTGTGATTTCTTAAAGGAACAAAATTCTGCCACTGCAGTTCAGAAGTATCCTGAAACTCATCAAAAAAGAAATGCTGGAATTGGGAGCCTACTTTCTCATAGATAAAAGCAGACGGTTCATTCCTGAGATTCTCATTGATCAAAATATTGAATTTAGAAAGCAGGACAAGATCATTTTCTTCTTCAATTTTCTTTAATTCATCCTGAATGTCTTTATTTACTTTCAAAGGAAGAAGAGCTGATAATATTTTTTCTTTTTTTTGGGTTTCAATAAATAAGAGGATAAGCTGCATCCTGTTTTCAAGAAGCTGGTCCAGAATTTCAAAAATATCCGGTTCTTTACTTTTAGACTTTGAGGATGCTCCTTTTCTGTAATTATTGACTACCGATTCTTCTTGTGTTGTCGGGAAGGGAAAACCGGGTCTCTTTTGATTATAAAAGTCTAAAACTTTTGTAAAAAATCCTCCTATCCCGTTTTTTCCCTGGGCGAAATCTTCAATCTCAATATTTCTTGATTTGAATAAATCGATAGATTTTCCTGCCAGTTCTACAGCGTGCTTTTTATTGAACACAATTTCTTTCCGTATTGTATTTTTTATATTCTCATAATTAGTATCATCAAAACTTTGGTTGCTTTTCAGATGTTCATAATGAATGTCTTTAACAAATTCTTTTGCAGAATCATAAAGGCTTTTGTTAAGATTGATCCTTTCATTATTTTCAAGGCTGTAATCCACATAATCCATGAAAGAATTGGAGATGGTTTCGTTCTCGCCGATCTGATCCAGCATTTTATCAACAGCTTCAATTAAAAATGGTTCGGGATCAATTTCGAGATTGAAATTTTTTGCGAGTCCTAATTCGTATGAAAAGCTTCTTACTAATCTAGAGTTGAACCTGTCGATGGTACCGATATTCAGTGTGGAATAATTATGAAGAATATAATCTAACAGTTTTTTTGCACGGGTATGAAGTTCATCTATAGTAATTCTGATGCCCTCTTCTTCAAATGCTTTTTGAATATTTTTTAAATCAGTGTTATTTGAAAATGTTTCGGCAGAGAAATTTCCGAGCCAAGACAAAATTCTTTCCTTCATCTCATTGGCAGCCTTGTTGGTAAATGTCAATGCCAGAATATTCCTAATTGAATGTTGCTGATTAGGATAGCGGAGACAGATCATCAAAAGTCTTTGAACCAATGCATAAGTCTTTCCAGAACCTGCGGAAGCATTGATAACAGTGTAAGAATTTTGCATTTTGAAGATGAATTGAGGGTGCAAGTTAGCTAAAATTTGAATGAAATTTTAACAATTCCTAGTGAGGATTTAACAATTTTAGAAATAGAAAATCAAAAAAAAATCCCAAAACGCGTTAACTGTGGTTAAACTTATGGTTTAATTTAAAAATAACTTTAGTTTTGCTTAATAAAAAACTTTCCGTGAAAATCAAACTATTCTTTTTATTATCTCTTCTATTTTTCATCAATATCAGCGCCCAGGATTATATTTTTGGTAAAGTAACTTCTGAAGAAAATATTGAAATGCCGGATGTTACCGTAATTAACATAAGAACCGACGAAAGAGCTGCTACCAACCAAGACGGACATTTTATGATCTCCGGAAGGCAGGGCGATGAACTTCGTTTCATAAAATTAGGGTATGAACGCTCTACTAAAAGAGTTGCAGATATAGGCTCACCAATGAGTATTACCCTGATAAGATCAGCCGCTTTAATTGCTGAGGTTGAAATAAAAAAGGGGATTACAGGAGACTTAAAAATAGATTCTAAAAATCTTGACAGGCCGAAAAAGGTTGAAAAGCTTGTGAAAGATATAGATAAATATATTCTTCAAAAATCTGATCCGAGGGTGTTAGCTGCAAAAGGCGGCGAATTTGTACAGCCAAAAGGGCAGGGCTTTTCAATAGGTAAAGTGAAAAACAAATGGGATGATATAGATTTGATGAACTATATCCAGTCGAGTCTCGGTGAAAAATATTTTACAGATTTAAAAATTTCCAAACCTGAGATCCAGACCTTTATTTTCTATGTTTTTGCGGGCGGATTTGAAAGAAAAAAAATACTGAAATATGGATTTTGCAGTGATGGAGATCTGTATAGGTTTCAGCATGCTGTTCTGACAAGAATTTCTTCTTACCGGTCAGCTTCAACTCAAAAATGATAACAAAAGGTTTTGATGAGAGAAATGCTTTTCTTGATCCTGCTGTTTGCAAATGGAATTGCATTTTCACAGCAGACAGTTACAGGAACTATTACAGATGATAACAGTATCCATCTTGGTTCTGTTACAGTCATCAACATGTCTACGGATAAGAAAACATTAAGTAATTCCTCAGGTGAATTTTCTATTGAAGCTTCTAATAATGACGAATTAAGATTTGTAAGAGCCGGATATGAAAGAGTTTCTAGAAAAGTTCTTACAAATGGAATCAATTATCAATTATTCATTACTCTTGTAAAGATTCCTGAAGAGATTGAAGAAGTGAAAGTTTCTAAACGATTAACGGGCGACCTTTCTGAAGATTCTAAAGCAGTAGCTAAAGTAAATAAAGGAGAAATTGTACAACAGGCGGTCGGGCTTCCGCAGCCTGTCGGTAAAATGAGAGAAAAGCCGGCAGAAGTAAAAAAGGTGCTGCTTCCTATACTTTTGGGTGCTTTGGATGTACAGGGTACGTATGACTTAATAAGCGGAAAAGCCAGAAGACAAAAAAGACAGTATAGGTATGATGACCTGCAGACTGATATTGTATGGGTTAGAAATAGAGTAGATGATGAGTATTTTACAAAAGCAGGAATTCCCGCCGAGAGAATTTCTGAGTTTATAGAATTTTCTTTTTTAGTTAAACCTCAGGTACGAACTTATGTTAAGGCTAAAAACCTTTCAGGGGTATTATTTAGAATAGAAGAAACTATTCCTGCTTACGTCAGCAGGCTTAAAAAAGAGACTCCCTAATTTTGTTAAAAAAATCTTAAAATTCGGAATGAAAATTGATGTAATAATTCCATTACATTAAAAAAATCAACCAAATTCACGAAATTTTATGAACAAAAATATTATTGCAATTGCAGTAGCCTCTCTAGGATTCATTATAGGGATGGGACTTTTAGGAAGTGCTGTTAAAAACAGAAATAAATCTGAAAACACCATTTCTATAACTGGATTAGGAACAAAGCAGTTTACCTCAGATCTTATCACATGGTCCGGAAGTTTTTCTAAGAATAATATGGATCTAAAATCAGCATATGATGAGCTGGCACTCGATAGAAAAGTGATCAATGATTATCTTATTTCTAAAGGGATCAAGCAGAATGAAATTGTATTCTCTTCCGTTGATATTCAAAAACAGTTTAGAAGTTATAATGATTCTAACGGCACTTATGTACAGGGGGAATTCTCAGGATACAATCTAACGCAGAAAGTTTCCATTGAAAGCAAAGAGGTCGCAAAAATTGAAAATCTTTCAAGAAATATTACTGAGATCATTAACCGCGGGATAGAGTTTACTTCTTCTGCTCCAAGTTATTTCTACACAAAACTAGCAAGTGTAAAACAAGAAATGATTGCAACCGCAACTAAAGATGCGAAAGAACGTGCAGAGAAAATCGCAGAAAATTCCGGAAGCAGTCTTGGAAATCTTAAGAAAGCAACAATGGGGGTTATTCAGATCACCGCACCCAATTCTAATGAGGACTACTCGTATGGAGGAACATTTAATACCTCTTCCAAGGAAAAAGAAGCGAGTATTACTATAAAACTTGAATATGAAGTCAACTAATTTTAATTAGTTTTAATCTTAAAAAACAAAGCCGGAAAATCATTTCCGGCTTTGTTTTATCTATAGACGACATCATAAATTTCGTCTTTAATCTGTTTTAAATTTTCAGGAGAATAATTGGCCAAAAGCCATAGATCGAGAGGTTTCTTACCTTCTCCGTAACTTGGCTGTACATACATTTCATCAATCAGTCTGAAGCCGTTTCTCTGATAAAAAGAATAACGTCTTTTAGCATCGTCATCTAAATGTTCAGGTTCAATTTCTAAAATAATACGAGGGTAATTGTCAAACAAATAGCCTGTAATATGAGAACCTAGTTTTTGGCTTCTAAATGCTTCAAAAACTTCAAAGTGCTCTACAAAAACATAATTGCTGAGTTCCCAGATGATCAGATAACCGATGGTTTGGGATTCGTGCAGCACAGAAATTATTTTTACAGAAGGATTGGAGAAAAGACTTGTGAATTTATTCCAGTCTCTTCTTTCTTCTTCAGGGAAAGTGCTGGAATAAGAATTATAAATTTCCTGTACTCTATAATCTTCAGCTGAGGTGATGGGTAAAAATTCCATAATTATAAATCAAAAACGCTTGGCCTTCTAGTAATAAAGATATCTTTTATCCACAAAGTAAATGCTAATCCTAAATAAATAAGAAAGAAAAAACCTGCTGTTGCAAAAGTCGAATAGATGAAAAAGATTCTTAGTTTAGAAACTGGAATACCAAGTTTAGCACCCATTCTTGTAAGAACGCCAAACCATTCTCTTTCCATTTTATGACGGATATTATCAAACATTTGAAGGTTCTTTTAAAAGTTTAAATCCAATACTGCAATTTAAGCAATTTTTTTCTTCACAGAAGCTTTTATAGTGATAAATCAGGCTCTGGCTTTCTAATGCAGTTTTGATTTTAAACCCTAAATTTTTCCAATTGCCGATGATTGAATTTTTCTCTGGAGAAATAATTTTATAGAATTCTAAAGTTTCATCTGCCGCTTCTTCATTATGGTACTTGTGGTAAGTGTATTTTAGGGGAAGAACAGTATTTAAAATAATTAATTCAATAAAATCTTTACTTACTATTTTAGATTGATGAATTTTTGAAGGATTGGCAAAATTGTAATGAGAATCCCAATACTCGGATGCCTTTACATTTTTGAATATCTCAATCAGTTCATCTGAATTTTTTATTTTAATAATTTTTGAAAATAAACCCTGATGCTGATGATAAAGATTAGCGAGTTGTGATAACCGGATTGTAGGGAAATTGGGAGGTCTGAGCCTTAAAAATTTAGGGTGAAACTTTAAATCGGAAATGTTGAATTTTGCTTTTACAAAATCAAATTCTCTTTTCCAAAGCTGCATTTGTTCATCCTGGGGATTTTCAAGCCATCCTGAAATTCCGAATAATAAAGCTTCTAATTGAATTTCATTCTGGCGGATCTTATTGATTACTGTAAAATCTAGACTTTCTGCAATTTGTTTAAAAATAAAAGCGTTAACCCTTAGGCCGAAAGAGTAGGCGAGACTGTGAAATAGAACGGCTTCAAAATTGTTTTTGTACTGTTCTAAACTTTTCTCAAGTTCTACCGATTTTTCCTGTAGTTTTCTGAGAATATTTTCTTCGTGGAAATTAACAGGAATTTTATCTGTATTAAATATATCTTGGCAGGGAATAAATTGCGTGCTGTCCGCTAATTTCTCATATTTATGAATGACATTTTCATCGATGAAATGTTTTAATTCCAAAGTTGAAATGTTGCTGCTTTTGAGTTCTTCAATCTCTATATCATGTTCAAGAACAACATGCAGAATGATGTTTTGATAATTGGGATCTTGAGAATGATGATGGAAGATCCAGTCAGATGATTTTATGTGAAGTTCAATGTTTCCGGCTAAAACTAAGTTGTTAATTTTAATTTTACCCAAAAGGAAATCCGGCCCTGCATTGGTATTCCATTTACCGAAATCTAAGATCTCAACGGAGTTTCCTTCAATATCCTTGAAGTCAAAATTTTTGAACACTTTAAAGTTCCAAAGATATTGAAGTAATTTTTCCGTCATATGTGTCTAGCAAATATAATAGATTCTATTATACTTTAGACACCTCTTTTTTAAAATTTTCGATAGTAATTTTATACATCTCCTCGTAGATTGGAAGAATGTTTTTTAAATCAAACTTTATAGCCTGCTCTTTCGCATTTACTTTCATTTCAGCTAAAAGTTCGTCGTTGCTTAATAATTTGATAGTATAGTTGCTCATGGCTTCTACATTTCCTATTTCGGCTAAAAATCCAGTTTCTCCCTGAATATTAACTTCTGGAATTCCACCCGCATTTGAACTGATTACCGGAGTATTTGCAGCCATGGCTTCAAGAGCGGCCAGACCGAAACTTTCCTGCTCAGAAGGAAGTAAGAATACATCTGAAAGCTGAAGAATCCTATATAAATCATTCACCTTTCCAAGAAGACGGATTTTAGAGATCAGATCAGGGTTTTCTTCTAAAAATTGATTGATCTTCTCCATATCTGGACCTTCTCCAATGATAATCAGTTTAGATTTTACCTTTTTCTGAACATTTTTAAAGATTTGAAGCACTTCTTCTACGCGCTTTACAGGACGCAGGTTTGAAACGTGGATCAATATTTTTTCGTCAGGATTCGCAAACTGGGTTCTCTGGCATTCATTACACTCGTCAAATTCAGAATTATCAATGAAGTTAGTGATCACCTGTATTTCTTTTTTAATGTTGAAAAACTGAAGGGTATCTTTTTTCAAGCTTTGAGAAACAGAAGTAATAGCATCCGATTGGTTAATAGAAAATTCTACAGCATGCTTATAACTTGGGTGCTGCCCTACAAGGGTAATATCTGTACCGTGAAGCGTTGTTACCAACGGAACGTCATTATTGTCTTCCTTCAGCATCTGTTTTGCTGTAAAAGCGGCGTATGCGTAAGGAATTGCATAATGGGCATGAAGGAGATCTAATTTATAAAGATTCACAACACGGTAGATCATGGAGCTTAACGCGATATCATAAGGCTGATACTGGAAAAGCGGATAAGTCTGGACGTTTACTCTGTGGAAAAATATATTCGGATTGGTAATATCTAGTCTTGCAGGAAGTGCAGAACTGATGAAATGTACCTCATAGCCTTTGTTGGCAAGGGACATCCCAAGTTCTGTTGCTACGATTCCGCTTCCGCCGTATGTTGGATAGCAAAGTATGCCTATTTTCATTACTTTATTGTTGTTTTGATGTTGTAAATATTATTGAAGCTGCATTTGAAATTTCTGTAACAGATGGAGAAGATGTGTTGGCATCTATCCCCATTCCGGCTTTCAGATTATCATTTACTAAAACTGGGAGTCTTCCCCAAATTTTTGTTTTTCCGTTTAATGCTTTAGCTGTTGCCGTCATTGAATCATCATTGTTTTCATAAGAAACCAAAACGGTTGAAATTTTAGAGATATCAATGTCTTTCAATGCATAAGCACTTCCGAATATGTTTAGTATAATATTTTGATTTTTTGCTAGATCTGCTATTATTTTTTTTGACTCAGCTGAAACTTTATAAGGTTTATACGCTGTAGAATTATCTTTATGAATACCTATGATAACTGTAGAATTAGCCGGAATCGTATTAATTTCATCTGCTTTTTTTACAATCACCGTTGAATTTAAACTTAATTGATCTGCGAAAGTCTGGTAAGGAGCTTCTTCTAATGGAACATAATAAACTTTTTTGTCATTCACCGGAAGTAATTTTTTACTATCCTTTAATAAAGTTAAAGCATTTGAGTAAAGATTCTGAACTAAATTTTTATGAGAATCGTTATTGAGATCATGATTAATATTCTCAGAATTTTTTGGAGTGTATTGGTCTAAACCTAAATAATATTTCGTCAATAAAATTTTCTTAACACTTTCTTCAACTCTTGACTGAGAAATTTCTCCGTTATCTATTGCTTTCTGAATTAATTTCTTTCCTTCAGAAACACCCTGAGAAAATAGCATGATATCATTTCCTGCTTTAAAAGCTAAGGCATCCAGTTCACCCGGTTTGTATTTATTGGCAACAGCTCCCATATTAAGGGCGTCTGTAATGATTAAACCCTTATATCCAAATTTTTCTTTTAATAATCCGGTGATAATATTTTTAGAAATTGAAGCTGGAATTTCTTTCCCTGATTCTAAAGCAGGAACATATAAATGGGCAACCATTACGCCGCCGATTCCTTTGTTCATTAATGCTTTGAAAGGAGCAAGTTCTATATTGTTTAATCTGTCTGAATTATGTGATACGACCGGCAGGTCTAAATGTGAATCTGTACTGGTATCTCCGTGTCCTGGAAAATGCTTTATTGCTGCTAGAATGTTGTTGTCCTGTAATCCATTAGAATAAGATAATGCTGAACTGATCACATTATTGACTTCAGATCCGAAGCTTCTGTTTCCGATGATGGGATTGTTAGGATTGGTATTTACGTCCACTACTGGCGCAAAATCCCAGTTGATGCCCATTCTTCTGCAGTCATCAGCAATTTTGGCAGACATTTGATAAATTAAATTTTTATCTTGTATTGCTCCTAAAGTCATTGCCCAAGGAAACTTATGCGCGGCCGCTATTCTTTGAAATAATCCCCATTCTGCATCCATCCCGATGATCAAAGGAACTTTTGATTGCTGCTGGAATTCGTTCACTAAATTAATTTCTCTTGCGGCATCATCCTGCATAAGAATTAATCCTCCGATTTTATCATTCTGAACAATGCTTCTAACCTGATTTATATGGGCTTCGTCTTTATTTGTATACAGTGCAACAATAAAAAGCTGTCCCAATTTTTCATCTTGAGAAAGAGAATTATAGATATTGTCTACCCATTGATGAGCTTTGTTTACATCTGCTTGTGAAATATTTTTCGGCTGATATTGTGCTGCACTATTTGTACTGATTAATAAGAATATGAAGAGGCAAGTGTAAACTATTTTGTTCATAATTTTTGAATAAGAACAAAAATACAATTAAAAAAATCAGGATAAACAAAGTTTTTGAGTTTTTTGGTATATGTTTTGAATATGCATAATCAATAAATAACTAAACTTTTAAAAAATGAAAAAATTTCTTCCACTTTTACTTTTGGCTTTTGTGAGTCTCTTCATATTTAGCTGTGATAAGAATGATGATAATAACTTTGTAGATCACGATACCTATTCTGTAGCCTATGATATTACTCCAACTTTTAGTAAAGTTAATAGTAATTTATATGAATATAATGCCGCGTTTAATACTCAATTAGGAACTTCTGATGTTTTACTTGTTTATATGCAGACAGGTCTTACCAATAATAATGCTCAGATCTGGAAACTTCTTCCTTATACTTTCTTTGTAAACAATGCAAATAATGACCAGGTAGATTACTCTTTTGACTTTAGTAAATTTGATTTTGCAATTAATGTAAATTCTACTTCTACATTGAATTTAGATACTAATTCAACTTACTATGCGAATAAAAGATTTAGAGTGGTAATTGTTCCAGCTAGTACTGGTAAGAATGCAGGTGTAGATTTTAGTGATTACAATAGTGTAGCTAAATATTACAATATTGATGAGTCTAAGATCAAGACTAAAAATTAAAAATATCTTTTCAGTTTTTTTATAATTAAAAAAGCTCTGGGAGAAATTCCAGAGCTTTTGATTTTTATTTAGTTATCATTGTCATCGAGAAGATGTCCAAAGTAATCTTTTTTTGTTTTTAGATATCCTCTGCTGTTGTCATTAGCAGGAATCTGTAAGGGAATTCTTGAGTTGAGATGGATATTGCTTTCTGTTACGTATTTTACCTTTTCAGGGTTGTTGGTAAGCAGGTTAATATCTTTTACATCTAATAAGTTCAAAATATCAATAGCTACATTGAAATTTCTGTCATCTGCAGGAAGTCCTAATTTTAAATTCGCTTCTACTGTGTCAAATCCTTTTTCTTGTAAAGAATAAGCTTTTAGTTTATTGATGATCCCTATGTTTCTGCCTTCCTGACGAAGATAGATGATAATTCCCCCATTTTCATGGATATATTTCATAGCAGCGTCTAATTGCTGCCCGCATTCACATTTTTTTGAATGGAAAACTTCTCCCGTGATACATTCTGAGTGGAAACGTACATTTACAGGTTTTGAAAAATCTGTATTTTCAGCGACGATTGCCATATGAGGCATCCAGTCGTTTTCGTTTTCGGAAAAAGCAAGCATCCGGAAAGCGCCG
Coding sequences:
- the bshA gene encoding N-acetyl-alpha-D-glucosaminyl L-malate synthase BshA yields the protein MKIGILCYPTYGGSGIVATELGMSLANKGYEVHFISSALPARLDITNPNIFFHRVNVQTYPLFQYQPYDIALSSMIYRVVNLYKLDLLHAHYAIPYAYAAFTAKQMLKEDNNDVPLVTTLHGTDITLVGQHPSYKHAVEFSINQSDAITSVSQSLKKDTLQFFNIKKEIQVITNFIDNSEFDECNECQRTQFANPDEKILIHVSNLRPVKRVEEVLQIFKNVQKKVKSKLIIIGEGPDMEKINQFLEENPDLISKIRLLGKVNDLYRILQLSDVFLLPSEQESFGLAALEAMAANTPVISSNAGGIPEVNIQGETGFLAEIGNVEAMSNYTIKLLSNDELLAEMKVNAKEQAIKFDLKNILPIYEEMYKITIENFKKEVSKV
- a CDS encoding SIMPL domain-containing protein (The SIMPL domain is named for its presence in mouse protein SIMPL (signalling molecule that associates with mouse pelle-like kinase). Bacterial member BP26, from Brucella, was shown to assemble into a channel-like structure, while YggE from E. coli has been associated with resistance to oxidative stress.) — encoded protein: MNKNIIAIAVASLGFIIGMGLLGSAVKNRNKSENTISITGLGTKQFTSDLITWSGSFSKNNMDLKSAYDELALDRKVINDYLISKGIKQNEIVFSSVDIQKQFRSYNDSNGTYVQGEFSGYNLTQKVSIESKEVAKIENLSRNITEIINRGIEFTSSAPSYFYTKLASVKQEMIATATKDAKERAEKIAENSGSSLGNLKKATMGVIQITAPNSNEDYSYGGTFNTSSKEKEASITIKLEYEVN
- a CDS encoding GNAT family N-acetyltransferase, which gives rise to MEFLPITSAEDYRVQEIYNSYSSTFPEEERRDWNKFTSLFSNPSVKIISVLHESQTIGYLIIWELSNYVFVEHFEVFEAFRSQKLGSHITGYLFDNYPRIILEIEPEHLDDDAKRRYSFYQRNGFRLIDEMYVQPSYGEGKKPLDLWLLANYSPENLKQIKDEIYDVVYR
- a CDS encoding carboxypeptidase regulatory-like domain-containing protein, which translates into the protein MREMLFLILLFANGIAFSQQTVTGTITDDNSIHLGSVTVINMSTDKKTLSNSSGEFSIEASNNDELRFVRAGYERVSRKVLTNGINYQLFITLVKIPEEIEEVKVSKRLTGDLSEDSKAVAKVNKGEIVQQAVGLPQPVGKMREKPAEVKKVLLPILLGALDVQGTYDLISGKARRQKRQYRYDDLQTDIVWVRNRVDDEYFTKAGIPAERISEFIEFSFLVKPQVRTYVKAKNLSGVLFRIEETIPAYVSRLKKETP
- the ribA gene encoding GTP cyclohydrolase II encodes the protein MIKIQAEANVPTEHGAFRMLAFSENENDWMPHMAIVAENTDFSKPVNVRFHSECITGEVFHSKKCECGQQLDAAMKYIHENGGIIIYLRQEGRNIGIINKLKAYSLQEKGFDTVEANLKLGLPADDRNFNVAIDILNLLDVKDINLLTNNPEKVKYVTESNIHLNSRIPLQIPANDNSRGYLKTKKDYFGHLLDDNDN
- a CDS encoding UvrD-helicase domain-containing protein, translated to MQNSYTVINASAGSGKTYALVQRLLMICLRYPNQQHSIRNILALTFTNKAANEMKERILSWLGNFSAETFSNNTDLKNIQKAFEEEGIRITIDELHTRAKKLLDYILHNYSTLNIGTIDRFNSRLVRSFSYELGLAKNFNLEIDPEPFLIEAVDKMLDQIGENETISNSFMDYVDYSLENNERINLNKSLYDSAKEFVKDIHYEHLKSNQSFDDTNYENIKNTIRKEIVFNKKHAVELAGKSIDLFKSRNIEIEDFAQGKNGIGGFFTKVLDFYNQKRPGFPFPTTQEESVVNNYRKGASSKSKSKEPDIFEILDQLLENRMQLILLFIETQKKEKILSALLPLKVNKDIQDELKKIEEENDLVLLSKFNILINENLRNEPSAFIYEKVGSQFQHFFFDEFQDTSELQWQNFVPLRNHSVSTENTSFTLVGDPKQSIYRFRGGESKLMLDIINKKEESPKEAELLVLKDNWRSAKNIVQFNNELYKYHSELLEEEHKNIFGEDAEQSPKSGIDGRVKINLIENLTNEDFYNDTAEKMQQDIQECLDNGFKFSDITILCRGNFDIFSYSQKLGNLKVNYRGEETNIKTISDKGLTLELSHTLQAVIEFLKWETNPKNRPNLIMMMYHLNKLGRITMPDFTLEMKEVLELESHEEILQFVQNKYGLQLKQDNFHRFNLYNFVEYYINEFAVENKETDFLLNFLEMLFNFTQNAGASTKEFLKYWDEEASTHTIQASENIDAIQIMTIHKAKGLEFPVVFIPMMNKNRDSEFTNWFDTTNDDALKSVNINQFSKNLEAYDEEIEKFNKQNSYKNFIDRLCLQYVATTRPVEQLFFYLQKQNKTSNNLELLEFIQTKNNESRDEFDLYEVSPEMLKKHTKSKTSLFKTKDIQNFKGKNENSASIKIATPSKNYQIRNEKVRTGIFVHELLSKINSEKDIQKVLESYVLEGQITWEEKNEIQETLQQIIKTYSEFFDEKWEVINEQDIMISENGQSRIYRPDRILKGKEGYIIVDFKTGEESAKNDRQIENYKKVLESLGRKVLKTQLIYL
- a CDS encoding carboxypeptidase-like regulatory domain-containing protein; the protein is MKIKLFFLLSLLFFINISAQDYIFGKVTSEENIEMPDVTVINIRTDERAATNQDGHFMISGRQGDELRFIKLGYERSTKRVADIGSPMSITLIRSAALIAEVEIKKGITGDLKIDSKNLDRPKKVEKLVKDIDKYILQKSDPRVLAAKGGEFVQPKGQGFSIGKVKNKWDDIDLMNYIQSSLGEKYFTDLKISKPEIQTFIFYVFAGGFERKKILKYGFCSDGDLYRFQHAVLTRISSYRSASTQK
- a CDS encoding PspC family transcriptional regulator, whose protein sequence is MFDNIRHKMEREWFGVLTRMGAKLGIPVSKLRIFFIYSTFATAGFFFLIYLGLAFTLWIKDIFITRRPSVFDL
- a CDS encoding DUF2851 family protein, producing MTEKLLQYLWNFKVFKNFDFKDIEGNSVEILDFGKWNTNAGPDFLLGKIKINNLVLAGNIELHIKSSDWIFHHHSQDPNYQNIILHVVLEHDIEIEELKSSNISTLELKHFIDENVIHKYEKLADSTQFIPCQDIFNTDKIPVNFHEENILRKLQEKSVELEKSLEQYKNNFEAVLFHSLAYSFGLRVNAFIFKQIAESLDFTVINKIRQNEIQLEALLFGISGWLENPQDEQMQLWKREFDFVKAKFNISDLKFHPKFLRLRPPNFPTIRLSQLANLYHQHQGLFSKIIKIKNSDELIEIFKNVKASEYWDSHYNFANPSKIHQSKIVSKDFIELIILNTVLPLKYTYHKYHNEEAADETLEFYKIISPEKNSIIGNWKNLGFKIKTALESQSLIYHYKSFCEEKNCLNCSIGFKLLKEPSNV
- a CDS encoding glycoside hydrolase family 3 N-terminal domain-containing protein translates to MNKIVYTCLFIFLLISTNSAAQYQPKNISQADVNKAHQWVDNIYNSLSQDEKLGQLFIVALYTNKDEAHINQVRSIVQNDKIGGLILMQDDAAREINLVNEFQQQSKVPLIIGMDAEWGLFQRIAAAHKFPWAMTLGAIQDKNLIYQMSAKIADDCRRMGINWDFAPVVDVNTNPNNPIIGNRSFGSEVNNVISSALSYSNGLQDNNILAAIKHFPGHGDTSTDSHLDLPVVSHNSDRLNNIELAPFKALMNKGIGGVMVAHLYVPALESGKEIPASISKNIITGLLKEKFGYKGLIITDALNMGAVANKYKPGELDALAFKAGNDIMLFSQGVSEGKKLIQKAIDNGEISQSRVEESVKKILLTKYYLGLDQYTPKNSENINHDLNNDSHKNLVQNLYSNALTLLKDSKKLLPVNDKKVYYVPLEEAPYQTFADQLSLNSTVIVKKADEINTIPANSTVIIGIHKDNSTAYKPYKVSAESKKIIADLAKNQNIILNIFGSAYALKDIDISKISTVLVSYENNDDSMTATAKALNGKTKIWGRLPVLVNDNLKAGMGIDANTSSPSVTEISNAASIIFTTSKQQ